The nucleotide sequence CAAAGTTgcattaatgtaaataaaaacaaaaatactataATTGGAAACGATGGGCACAATCCCAGCTTGTACCTTAAATCAAAcctttttaactaaaaatacCAGTTAcccaaatttaaaacaaaagtttctcTACTTTTATTGAAAATACTATAACACTTTGTCGCAATGCTTCTTGAAAAAGATAGGACATCATAAATACTGACTTGAGTTTTCAGTCACAAACTTGGCACTATAAAGCAAAATatcagtcattaaaaaaaaacaacatgaattGTGAAAACATGCTTTAGGACTCTGTGTTCTTTTCTCTTTGGTGTCAGTCAGTTTCCTCTTGGAGGTCTCTACCTTTTCTGCCAGCTGCAGGAGCCTCCTGTGCCGTTGGGCTCGCTCAGAAGTCTGTCTCGCCTGTGCGAGTGTGCTGAGCGGCCTGACGGCAGGAGGATGTAGTGCGTGGCGCTGGCCTTTTTGCCGTCCCTCAAAATCGGAACAATGCAGGGAGAAAAATCCGCCACAGGTGGTGGCCTCTCGTTTTGCTGCCTCTCGTTTTGCTGCCTCTGTAGTGCCTTGCTCACATAATGTGGGTCAGCAGCAAAACTTTGCGTGACAGGCATTACGCCGTTGATATAAATCGGCAGTCTTTTGGGGCTTGGAGTTCGTGGTGGGCAAGGTGGGACTAATGGCACCCGTGGAGGAATTTTGGGGGCCTTGTCCTCTTTGGCACTCTTTGTGGGTCTTGGCGGGATGGGGATTCGAGGAGGGATTTGCGGCTTCTCGGTGGGGCAGCTTGTGAAGCTGCGTTCTGCTTGTGTTGGAACATCTAACCAGGAAAACTGAAACCTGGAGGACGGCTGTTCCTGTTTGCCTTCGAATCCAACGCCGGAAACCTCACGCTGCTCATTTTCTTTATGGAGAGCAAAGCACCAGTTGCTGGCTCCTAAGATTTCTTTTGTGCTTTCTGACGGCTCCTCTCTGCTCGGCCACGAAAAGGCCACTGATCTGATTCTGGCAGCCCGGTCCTGCAGTGAGCTCTCCTGGTAGGCAAAATTCACTTGACCCGAGTCTTTCCTTCTGTCCCTGCAAATGGCCTTTGAGCAGCTTTTGGGTATAAGTTTCCGGCGATCACTGGTGAAGAACTCCACCTCACTTTCAGATGCTTCATCTGTCAGAAGCTCCTCTGGGTCCGGTAGAGGCGGGAGGGGTTTTGTCTCTTTCTGGTGACCCCCAGGTCCCGTCTGTCTCCTGGATACGGGGACGACCTGGTCGCCCTCGTTGAGCTGCAGCGTCTCCTCTGATGTTATCCGGTAAAAGTCAGAGTAGAGCGGAGACTGGGACTCTGTGAAATTGGctggtgaaaagaaaaataaaacaattgcaCATTAAAACATAGTATAATCCAGGaagcaagaagaagaaaaaaacgtgcTGAAAACATTTGTGGCACCTATCACCTTCTTCACCAAACATCAGCCACAACACCCTGATTAACACAGGAATTGTCATTATCTGCAGGGCAGGCCATAATCTTAACTGAGCTTCCCATAACCTTCTTGGTGGAAACATCCGATGTGTCCCAGACTGCAGGAACAGCTGGCGACCAGGCAGAGATAGCTTCCCCTCCTCCTTCAGGTTGATACACAGCTCAGCTCTGATGCCAAACTCACCTACGCTctgttctgcagctgctttatgACAAATGTTCAACTTAAACATCTGTCATAAAGAATGTACTGAAGATCTGTACattcaaaatattaaatttcCCTGCTTAAACAAGAGGCTTTTcccacaaatatttaaaatcttcATCTGTAGCCCCATCAAGATGATAAAAAGGTTCCTCGATGTTCCCACGGCTATAAAAATGACATACATGTAAAAGTCATATCTAAGAGACTAAAGTCATATCTAAGAGACTCACGTTTGAAGGCCTTGAGCGTTTGCTGTTGTTGAAGCCCACTCAGGTTTTGTTCCATGTCAGCACTCAGGCACATCCTGGAGTGAAAAAGAGGTTTAGTTATCTTTATAGAGGAGGGCGGCATGCTCATGTCAATCATTTCTGCACATAACCTGGAAGTAAGTCATTCTGTGTTACACAACTAGCAAAACAGAAAACGTATTTTCCACATTACGCTTCACTCTTCATTTCAGTTGTGTAGCAGCaatcttgtttatttattttcatttccgtaaaagtagaaaaaaaaaggtcttatcTCTGAAAAGGGAACAAAAAGAAGAACGCTTATTTTTCTGCCCCCTTTACATgcttggacaaaaaaaatgaaatgaaatatgaagttgtttgaaaataatttttcaaactAAGTATAACCACCCACTTATGCTGTTTGTAATCTCATTTTACTGAcaaatctattttgttttagaCCTTTTAATCTTTACCTGTATTATTGACTCAAATTGTATTGAGGGAAATACatcaaaagctgtttttcactgtttttaGTCGTTTGTGTACCTGTCAAAGTTGTGCTGGCCCCAGAAGTTGTTCGGATTTTCATCCATGCTGGGTCTGAAGATGTACGCTCTTAGAAACCAAACAGAGATCTTGCCAGTTTTAATCTGGAGTTCCAACGTGAGAGAGCAGCGTTCAAATCCATCACAGTTTCTTTCACTCCTGGTGATAGCGAGCTGTTgaagacagaaaacatgaaGTTATCTTTAAACTGGAGACCCAGGATATCAACTGTGAAGCCAAAAAGGACGGTCTTTAGGGGGTGTTGGTGATTAGTAAACCTCTAATTTCCCCACTGTTATGTTTTACATTACTTACCCAATTGATTTAGACATCCACAATgggaaaaaacaaatggaatTTCAGCTCAAAGaagaaaattcaataaaagctacttccaaaaaaacaaaaacatttttatgttgattGAACAGTCACTATGTCCTTTTTTCTTGCAGCAAAATTACTTCAATCTGGTCTagcagctgcacaacagtctGTGTCTCTTTGTAGTCCCAGGCTCTTGCACAAGCTTTTGGGTTCAATGTGGGAGGACCCGGCAGTACCAGCTCTCACAGCAGGGGCAAATTGTTCGGCATTCCTGTAAAGCTCAGAGACAACACCGCCACTGAGATTGCACAATCGCGTCACACTCGCACACATTTGAAGGGAAAGTCGTTTGATTCAGATAAGATAGTGGTCCTTTTGTTTCTGCCAGTTCATTTCACAGGAAGAAAAAGGTGCACGTCACTGAAACTAATAAGGAAATCCTCTGATTTAAAGTTGCTCTAGATTGAATGTTAGTCATACTGTGCAAACAAAAGATTTATTATTTGACCACATTTCATAGCTTGGAAATCTGGAATAAATAGTTCTAAATGAAATGTATATTAAAAGGAAATGTCATACTAAagtgcataaaaaataaattaaacagcCGAGAGGAGGTCTCAATTTTATCATTCCACCCATCTCATTCTTCAAAGTCCTGCTTTGTTTCATGTCAATAATGGGTTAAAGAGGGAAGCAAACAATGCAGTGCTTGCAAAGACAAATCCAGGACAAACAACACGGTGGTTCAAGTGTGCATTTGAATATTTATGCCATCCTTAAATCAACCGCCTGTGATGTCATTTCCAGCCGTGACCCTCGGCGATGAGATACGCTTATGAATCTGACCAGGAATTACTCAGTGTCCATGAATGGAGGCACTTTCAGCCATGAAAGAGCTCTTTGTGCTGCCTCAGTGACGGCTGAAACTGAAAATACAACTGAACTCTCCCATAAGGTTAGAGCTTGCGCTTTGCCATATAACAGACGGGCAAGGCCAAAGATGGCGCCCTGTACCACACATCCTGTGCGAGACAAACTGTCTATTTGCACAGTTGGAGGGATGAGACTCCGGcttgaggaaataaaaaaaactgtttatttagcTCGTGCAGAAGCCTCAATGTTCCGTCCTTGGCAGCCAGAATGTCCGTTTTTCCCCCCCCGTTTTTTCCCTGACCATCCTGTTACAAGCTCGATAAACACAGTGCAGTGCTTACATCACATTTGTCCTTTAGTAACAGTTTGATAGGATGtattagtggaaaaaaaaatgtaggccACAAGAGACaagaatcaaaacaaaaataaatcattttccaACTTACTTAGAAACACCCATATATGCCTATAAATGGAgattatcaaaacaaacattttaccaaGACAATAGTAtgactaaaacaaaataataccGCTTAGACCAAATctatatttaattttgaaagaataaaaaaaaatcttttttgttttttacttacttttttcCTTACAAAACATGTTTGTCTATAGTTTTGAAGGGCAATGCTACATTTATTGGTGATTTAGTTAGTTCTGTGTCCAAGAAATTAGTAACATTTTaccaaatgttattttattatttttagcatTTACTATTATCAAAATTTTTCCTCACAGGGATATAAAACTAGCAAATATACATTCTTAAAACACTTGGGTTATTTCTTCAACCCATTTTTGGTGTTATTCCTGTTGCGATTATGGTAATCTGATACTTTTTGGAGCAATGCAAATTTTCTGTGATattgtggttttcttttaatcCAATTATTTACTCAGTTAAAATAACCCGGTAAAAAGTTAGTCCCCAGATTTggattaaaaacaacataactaGAGTTATTTTAGTGTTTACATTGTAACATCCCTGCTCCTACATGTTTATATTAATTTAATATTGttatagttttcatttttttattaatggtATAGAGATGGTATAGGAacctacaaaaataaatgatatttaTGAGTAAAACGTGTCTCTTTAGCTGCAGTTTTGCCCAAACATCCAGGTAAACAATTTAAATGCATGTGGGTCGCTCTGGCGCCCTCTTGTGGTCAAACTAGTGCAGTCACTCATCCCGCCTCACCGCGGGTGGGTTTGACGTACGGCGGGGAAGAGCTGTGCCTCCCGTCGAACAAATACCCGTATCCGTGCGGGTTACTGGGCTGAGTAATccaatagaattaaaaaaaaaatattaataataataataataataaaattttaaaaaggagaaggagaaagaCGTATTTTTGACTCATGGCAGTCTCTGGAGCTCCTGAGACAGtcacaatattacaataaaatgtaaaccAGGTCCTTTTAAAGAAGAATAAACACCATTCTACTCCAGTCATCAAATAGCTATTGGTCTATGAAGTAGAAGAGTTCATCATTTACACTTTTAAAGGAGTTTAATTCATAATTTGGTGAAAAGTCGTCAAGTCTCACCGTCAAAATGCAGTCAGTCAGGCTCGGCCGAAGACTTCCCGTCCTTGTGGGGTAGATGTCAGAATAGTTCTGGTCCCATCAACTCTCAGCCATGTGCAACATCCTTCACCGGCAGGTGAAACGGATTCTGTCAGAGTGACGCGGATTTCCATGAGTGCTCATAAAAGGGTCCAACACCCCGAGCACGTTCCTGTAACTCCACCCCGGCCTGCCTTAaagggagaaagaaagaaaaaaagccatgaAGCAGCTCATCGCTCCTTTTACTAAAGTCAACCCCTAATGTTTGCTTTTGATTTAAATTCTGCAAATTCCAGGTAATATCATTGTAACTGTGTTCATCCTTCTCAAGTTCATCGAAATAAACAGCAGAATTGTAAATAATTGAACATTCTTGAATGACTTTAgcctcagcagaaaaaaaaagctaatttaccttttcttctgtttgtaaCAATTTTTCAGTAATTcataacaagaaaaatatttgcctgttttgttttgtgggtTATGCTTTCTTCAAagtcatttaaaattaaaataaaaaatgtaactttaagtTGGAacacaatttaaacaaatttgtatttttggacTTTATTGTAATATAAGTATCCCCCCAACTATAACATAAATTAAAAGACTAATTGCAAAtacaatctgaaaaaaaaaagattatagtCTGAAAAGAGTTTCCTTTTTGTAATAATTTATGAGagtcttaaaaataataaagcaaaaaggattttgctgttttatgtTTATGAATGTTGTTACTTTTATACAATTAACTATTTCATAGCAACATTTTTGATTTCAGGGTGTGTGTAGCATAAGAAAAAAGTAGCTAATTTATGTGGACCATTTACAAAAAGAGAGGCAGTTAGTATGCGTGACATCTAATATcgggaaataaaaatgtttctatttaaagaagtattcagttagtatacttcctaAACTATACCTACATGGTCTAAGGTATACTTGCTGTACTTGAAGTGTTCTATTTTTTTGCTAAAggtaatcaaaaaataaatggttgtatttttagtttttagcaCAAAATGTCCAACCTTCCTTTCATTGGAAATGGgagatttcaaaacttcttggAACTGATTGAAATGATCAAATTTTTCTAGAATTTCCCAGAATCtgagtttatttctttttatgtgtGCTGCAATTTACTCCTGCACATCACACGCCTGTGGGTGGACTGAACACAGAGTGAACTGATAAAGAGAAGCCAGCTGATTGGCGGCACAGTCCCAACGAAGACTCATTTGGAATCTGACTCTCTGCCTTTTTTGTCTTCACCATTTGCAAAAAGCACAAAGGCAAATGCAGAAACCTGTTTACAAGAGACCAGCGGGGAAGTCAAGGCAGctcatttttgtctttactAGAGTCCTGGCCCAACACTGATTCCCTTCTGTTTCAAGTGATCTTTAAAAAACTCTTACTCGAACCCACAACTAAATAAAACACATGAGTCACAGAGAAATGCTAAGTAACACTGTGTACTCTTTAGTGAAGTCACTCCAATAAACCAATAGATGGGTATACACACAATAGGGAGTGACTTTAACCTGCATGCCCATTGTCAATCATAAACCCAGAAAACATCCACATCATGTTGAAAACTCCGGTTTTCTACTAAGTGATGACTGTCCCTACGAAGATTTGTTTGCTCACAGGTGCCCACacagtttttaaacaaataagctGTTTGATTGGCCATATATTGTGCAACATAGTGACAGATCATCCGACTTAAGTGTGACAAAGACAGCCGTCACGCTAACGTGAGGGTTTGCGTTGAGTCATGaataaagattattttaatGCCTTAAGTCCCCTTAAAGATCATCAGAAGATCCCAgactttctcctcttcttctagGATGCAAACTCTGAACGTTTGCCACTTGGTGACCCTTTGTGGACGCACACGGTGACCCAGGATGCTCACAGCTGTGGGAGTTGTTGTCGGGGTCAAGTCATTTCCTGCGCTTTGAGACCTCCGTCCCTCGCAGCTGTAAGTAAAGTCAGAAGTCCACCTTCTGCATCTGCAGCCACCCACACACTCACCCACTCaccccttttctttttgtcaaagaGCATATTTATAAAGCAGAATGTGTCACAGGAGCAAGTAGaagttaaaagcaaaaatgaaactcAAAAGTTTCACTTATTATGAAAGGAGGCGGGGAAACCCTGGAAATTAGGATTGTTCCAAAAGGTTGATGGTCCTACAGCGCTCATTTAACCACGTCTCAAACTGGAATCGGAGATGACAGAAGTAGGTGttaacatatgttttctatggtTAATATATTTGTGTGGGTGGACGTGCTGACATGGTGACACAGGGAATTCTCTTATTGAAGAAGCAGCTGTGTACAACCATGCAATAGTAATTAGAGCACCGTTACAGACCACAGGCAGACGTGCCTGCTGCTGTTCTCAAACTCGTGGTTGACCTGGCTTGTGTTTGAGTTTCACATTCCTTTTAATCTTAACGCTGTTTCCCCAGTAAATCTGTGTTAGAGGTTGTAGTAACACTGCAGTatataaacatttgaaaatgcaaaagtaTGCCCAAATGAAAGGTGCTGGGGGGCAACTACAGGGCCTCATTCTTAAAAACATAGACAAACTTACAAGGAAAAATATCTTCAACCACATGTTGGATTTTTGTTGACGCCCACCACTTCCTCACAACAAATGACAAGGTTCAGCTCCCATTTCAAAGTAAAGCAGGCACAGTGAAGTTCCGAATAAGTTCCAGACATTTTGCTGGTCTTTGTCTGCTGAAGTAAGAGTAACTTGAAACGCTTCCCGTGGCCCTAATCTTTTTATCTAATGGATTTGGAGTCAGATTGAGGCGTCAGGAAGGAACGGGGCTCCTCAAATGTCTGAGTGGGCTTCGCACGGCGGCCTTTGACCTCATCCTGTGAGGAGACGGCTCAGTTATCAAAGAACCACCAGCAGGCGGGAGGAAGAGACGGATGAACTGACGAATGATGTTTGGGCTATTTCTTTGACTTCCGGACAGTTTGGGGGTTGAAGAGATATCAACTAACTGtatatttgctttgttttgtttttctcaaggGACCCACAGACAATAACAAAAATTTGTCAGTTAACAAACTATTAGAGGATGATCTGAAATTGAATGGATGTTGtagtaaagaaaaaagtcaatgtgaaaaaagaagtgCCTCTCCAAAGATGTAACTTTATAGCAGTGTGGGCAGAATGTTAATAGACAGTCAATGGTGCTTTTTAACAGTAGTTTCACTTTAAATCGAACACCCATAAAGGATCAGACATCTCAAAATTCTCCAGTaggacatttttttggcaaagcttaaactttaaaacaaagactTGCTTGATCTTGACCGAACTGAGCTCATGGGGAGGGGCTTCGTTTTGGACAAAAAGGTGAGACAAGAGTCAagatatttaaagtcccactccaaacaGCTTATGATCTaatttaaaattgttcccagtagtatttttattatgattatactgtttttaccccaaaaaaaaaaaactagtgttGTTTtcaaagacatattttctgcagagcgacaggagttcgttagaaattcacGTCTGGGTTGCGAGCGGGCCTTTTGGCGCTGAGTAaacctgccctcatttcccatcatccatttgtttacactctcttttactttacttttactctgttttgcttacagcccctcacagcacAAACCTAACCTTACTGGTCCatcaaaaataacaagaaaaatgggagctatccagccttagagttttgagccagatgccagctcagaggaaaacaataaagacgtacatggatctatttgtcgcATCGCaatggaacagagcagggagcttgtgacccgctgACTGTCAGcacagctacaggctttttccaacgaCACTTTTTTGTCTGCCCAGGATTTAGAccgatttgaatacagaaatattcagaaatacatttttaaatcttaattttctttatatatgtcctccatcacgagAAAAAACGCTACAAGAACAACAGTATCAGATCAGTAACACATTTTTCATGGAGTGGAACTTGAACAAAGTTCACTTCAGAAGTTGAAGTCTTTTTGAGTCACCTCACAAtagacagatttgtttttgtaagaGCAACAAAAGCTGGATTTGGTTGCTTTGTTTTTCGACTCATGAATATAGCACGTGCATCCTATGATGTGATTATAACTTAAGGGAGGTTGAGCCCCCTCAGCTCACAGATTTCCCCAAAAAGGACTGGTATGCTTCTTTTTCATCGGTCTCTTAAAGCTCAACCctcctctcttttcttctttttcttactTACAAGCACTCCGTCATTTCCTGTTCAGTCACAGACAAAGCCCAAAGTTTACAactcccctccctgctttttttcccccctctacTTCCATTGTCACAGACTTGTAATGAGGAATAAAACCGTGTCatgttatataaaaaaagtccTCCCACAGAAATCCCTCAGTGTTAGCAGGTAGAGTGGAAAAAGTAAATCAAAGCAGATGTAGGTGTTTCCTGGCAGCGTGACTGATTCATGAAGTGCCTGATTTTTGAGGATTAATAGCTCTCCAGATGATGCCACTGCACTCGTCAAAACATGCCGTTAGAGTGCATtgtagatggaaaaaaaacaacttcaagaTAAAGGTATGTAATTGgcttaaggaaaaaaacataatgatgaGTTTCAAACAGATAAATCTTTCAGCAATCACTTTCTTAGACAGCATTTTCCTGTTGCTTTTAGGTATTTGCAGACATGccttgttgaaaaaaaaagggaggaagtgatggagcagtgatgTAAGGGCTTACGTTAAACATATTAACTACGTGCCTGTGTGGGAAGGAGGGTTAAGGGCAGGGCACTATGAAACGAAAGGGCTCAGTGGTGGACTGGTTGAGTCATTAAAAAGCTGAGTCAGTAGGCAAACTTGCCTCTTTGGAGCATGTAGCCAGTACATGTGGCATTTTGTCTGTGTGTCTAAACTGAGACGACTGAACATATGAGGGAAGTTAGGTTAGCCAAAGGGCATCTTTACCTCtttaggaaagaaaaacagcaggtgCTAAAACATTAGGGCTTGTTCCAAATCAGGTTAAAAGAAGGTGTAACACATGGAAAATGCTATTATGGAAGGAGTGCCTCTTCACACCACTCCTGTAAGCCCTTTCTGGCTACATGTGAGTGGAAAACTTCCATGCCACGCTgccattttgtcatttttccctCCACACCCTTCTTTCCGAAGTCATCAGGATAATGTCATCCAGTCAAATCTGGTCATTGGCCCAATGTGATCCATCGGGGAACGTGGACTGCAGGACGCACCGTAATAATTAGTCATCTTGGCTGTGTTGTAAGGTCCAGGACTGGTGTGCTGctgttgacatttttctgtgttcaaaGGGCAATTAGGAACACCACCCTCCACTCCGGAATGTGATGTCCTGATAAAAGTGGAGGGCTGTTTAAGCTGATTGTAATTATGGGCTGTTACTCAGGCTGACTCACActaaacagagaaaaatgtgGAATAGTTCAGCTTTAAATCCTGGGTAAACCCAAATTCAATGGAAATAGGTCAAATTTGAACAAGAACAATCACTGGATAACTCCAATGCAGTTAGCAAAGCTGTAACATTCACGCTGAGTACAGGACCTAAAATCACTAATAAAAAACATATGAGAAGAATCTTTCCATTACGCAGTCCCAGCACATCCTTGATTTTTTTACACTAGGCATTAATACCCATGTGGGACCCAGATGACATTACtcctttaaaagtttttaatcttaaaaaaatgcatagtACTGGAAGTATTTCAGTAATTAACCACAAAAAATATGTATCTTATTCATCATATTTCAAAATGTAAGTTTCTACTTATAGAAATCTTTTAggctttgaattattttaatgagCGTGGCTTTTATGTGCTTATTTGTTAGctttgtttttaggtttttgttattttctttttcggCTCGTCTGCAGTTTTTGCTTTATCTGTAAAGTACTTGAGGTGACATGtttgctgtataaataaaattgttaaTAAGATTGCAGCACAAGGTATTTGGTATTGTATTTATTAAGTTCAAGCAGCATAATTTAAAGAACCTTATTtgactttcaaagttttcccaaaaaTGTCCTTTAATAATTTGAAGAATGTTACACAGAAAATTAGTTGGAATTTGTTTAAGTCAACACCAGGTTAAGAAAAATTGTTGGGcttatgtaaatatatttaccGGCATATCACATATTTTAGAACATTTCTATCAGTATTTCTTCACATCAGATATATTGTTTTGTGACTCTAGACACAAATATATACTTATCTTTATGTGTATTGGTGCTTGGGCAACGGAAATAAGCAATAAAGTGTaaccatgctttttttcttttatgatttcctttatCATTTGACTTAACGCTTAAGAGAGATGGAAATCTAAAATCGAGAAGCTAAAGAATCTTAAACAGAATCCAGATTTCTAACAAACATGTCACTGAGCAACAGGCGATTGTGGGCTTTATTGGCTTAATCTGTAATAGTTCGATATGACAATTGTGAGTTTGACAATAACAGAACCACAACTAATTTGATACATTCAGCAGCCTActcaatgatttatttttattaatggtAATTTAACTCCCAATATCTCATATTCAATTATTAACTAACTAAGAATGTaaagaagaacaaaataaaatcatgtcaATGTTTTGGTGAGCGTGCATACACAATctgattttttgatttgtttctgtATAAAAGGGAGTAGCAGCAATCAGTGCAGGAAGTGAAAAGTCTGAACAGATACAGAACCAGACTAGTGGGTTAAGAGAGAGTCAAAGGTGGAGGATATTTTGTACGTGGATAAAATGTAGAAGGATTTTTTTATACAACCCCTTTTATAGATAATATCCCAGAGTGCTTTACAATGTACAAGTAAAGTgcaataaaatatatacatacaacaaaaaaaaggaacaacacAAAAgggaaaattacaaaaaaaaaatgctaagcAGGTACTTGTAGTTGTAAAATTACCCGAAAGCCCgtctaaataaaaaagtatttgaaagctttttaaaagaatcaaCCACACAGAGGGTTAAAGGCGGGGCATTCCAGAGTCTAGGGGCTACTGCTTGGAAGGACATGTAGATGTCCTTCCAGGTTTATGTTATCTGAAGTGGTTTAAAATGAGGGAGTGTTGTCAATTCTGGCAGCCAGACCCGAACCTGAGGGGAAGAGGAGAGTGAGGAAGAATGCAGAAAGAGTTCAGGTTAATCGCCTTTTGAGGAAATTTGTGATGAGCTACAACTAAATCTAATAAATAAGTAATTTGTTGGTGAACAACAAGGTTGGGAAAGAGGAAGTGGGTTTGCTGGAAAAATTGAgtgaaaaaataagtaaaactgATGGTAGTTGTTGCCAAATGGGAAGAGATAAATGATAAATAGGTGGGGCACCAGGACAGAGCCTTGGGGTGCACCTAAATAGATGGGGAACAGTCTGCCAAATATGACTGAATCatctattgggggggggggggggggggggatacgTGACACAAATAGATCAATGCATGACATgctatttttataaatgaatcaTCACACATGGTGGCAATGAAGGGGGACAGTGAGAGACTGAGGTTTAGAAAGATGAAGATTGAGAGTGATCCAAAATCTGCTTCTACGAGGAGTTTTGGGTGATTTTAATAAAGGACCGtttcttcaaaatgtttggaaaatgtttgttttaatctgtGGATAAAGAGGAGCTGAGATGCAATAATTTTCACAAGTATCGTATGGTAAGCTGAAGATGGAGTG is from Oryzias latipes chromosome 7, ASM223467v1 and encodes:
- the LOC101174747 gene encoding ERBB receptor feedback inhibitor 1, encoding MDENPNNFWGQHNFDRMCLSADMEQNLSGLQQQQTLKAFKPNFTESQSPLYSDFYRITSEETLQLNEGDQVVPVSRRQTGPGGHQKETKPLPPLPDPEELLTDEASESEVEFFTSDRRKLIPKSCSKAICRDRRKDSGQVNFAYQESSLQDRAARIRSVAFSWPSREEPSESTKEILGASNWCFALHKENEQREVSGVGFEGKQEQPSSRFQFSWLDVPTQAERSFTSCPTEKPQIPPRIPIPPRPTKSAKEDKAPKIPPRVPLVPPCPPRTPSPKRLPIYINGVMPVTQSFAADPHYVSKALQRQQNERQQNERPPPVADFSPCIVPILRDGKKASATHYILLPSGRSAHSHRRDRLLSEPNGTGGSCSWQKR